One window of the Klebsiella oxytoca genome contains the following:
- a CDS encoding DUF969 domain-containing protein — translation MGESLSLWPLIGIAAIVVGFILRFNPVLVVIVSGIITGLTAHMPIATILEKLGEGFLNTRNLPFILLLPLAVIGLLERHGLKERAQTWIAKIRSATAGRLLIVYLFVREVTAAMGLTSLGGHPQMVRPLLAPMAEGAAEKNFGALPGNIRYRLRAMSAATDNVGLFFGEDIFVAFGAIIFMHNFMLESGGIQTEPLHIALWGIPTAVCAFLIHSARLWRLDRHLQRELDKVNAAQAKGGAA, via the coding sequence ATGGGAGAGTCACTATCTCTCTGGCCGCTGATCGGTATTGCCGCGATCGTGGTCGGATTTATTCTGCGTTTTAACCCGGTGCTGGTGGTTATTGTCTCCGGGATCATTACCGGTCTGACGGCGCATATGCCGATCGCGACCATTCTCGAAAAGCTGGGTGAAGGATTTCTCAATACCCGCAATCTGCCGTTTATTCTGCTGCTGCCGCTGGCGGTGATTGGCCTGCTGGAGCGTCATGGTCTGAAAGAGCGCGCGCAAACGTGGATCGCGAAGATCCGTAGCGCCACCGCCGGTCGCCTGCTGATCGTCTATCTGTTCGTTCGTGAAGTGACCGCCGCGATGGGGTTAACCAGCCTGGGTGGCCATCCGCAGATGGTGCGTCCGCTGCTGGCGCCGATGGCGGAAGGGGCGGCGGAGAAAAACTTTGGCGCTTTGCCGGGCAATATCCGCTATCGCCTGCGCGCGATGTCGGCAGCGACCGATAACGTGGGCCTTTTCTTCGGCGAAGATATTTTCGTCGCTTTCGGCGCGATTATCTTTATGCATAACTTTATGCTTGAGTCGGGCGGCATTCAGACAGAGCCGCTGCATATTGCTCTGTGGGGGATCCCGACGGCGGTATGCGCCTTCTTGATCCATTCCGCCCGTCTGTGGCGTCTCGACCGCCATCTTCAGCGCGAACTGGACAAGGTTAACGCCGCTCAGGCGAAAGGCGGTGCGGCATGA
- the nei gene encoding endonuclease VIII gives MPEGPEIRRAADSLEAAIKGEPLTEAWFAFPQLQHYQSQLVGQRVTRIETRGKALLTHFSGGLTLYSHNQLYGVWRVVDAGEQPETTRILRVRLQTARKAILLYSASEIEMLTPEQLARHPFLLRVGPDVLDMTLSVAQVKERLLSAKFRNRQFSGLLLDQAFLAGLGNYLRVEILWQVGLTGRHKASELDEKQLDALAHALLEIPRLSYNTRGLVDENKHHGALFRFNVFHREGETCERCGGIIERTMLSSRPFYWCPGCQR, from the coding sequence ATGCCGGAAGGTCCGGAAATTCGCCGCGCGGCGGATAGCCTGGAAGCGGCGATTAAAGGCGAACCCCTGACCGAGGCGTGGTTCGCCTTCCCGCAGTTACAACATTATCAATCTCAGCTTGTCGGCCAGAGAGTGACGCGTATTGAAACCCGCGGTAAGGCGCTGCTGACCCATTTCTCCGGTGGCCTGACCTTGTACAGCCATAACCAGCTGTACGGAGTCTGGCGGGTGGTCGATGCCGGGGAGCAGCCTGAAACGACGCGTATTCTGCGCGTTCGCCTGCAGACGGCGCGTAAGGCGATTTTGCTCTACAGTGCCTCTGAGATTGAGATGCTGACGCCCGAGCAGCTTGCCCGACATCCATTTTTGCTGCGGGTCGGGCCCGACGTGCTCGACATGACCCTGAGCGTGGCGCAGGTTAAAGAGCGGCTGCTGTCGGCGAAATTCCGCAACCGCCAGTTCTCCGGACTGCTGCTGGATCAGGCGTTTCTCGCCGGATTGGGCAATTATCTGCGCGTGGAGATCCTTTGGCAGGTCGGGCTAACCGGTCGTCACAAAGCCTCTGAACTTGATGAGAAACAGCTGGATGCGCTGGCGCATGCGCTGCTGGAGATCCCGCGCTTGTCCTACAACACGCGCGGCCTGGTCGATGAGAATAAGCATCATGGAGCGTTGTTTCGTTTCAACGTTTTTCATCGTGAAGGGGAGACCTGCGAGCGCTGCGGCGGGATTATCGAAAGGACCATGCTGTCGTCACGGCCGTTTTACTGGTGCCCGGGGTGCCAGCGTTAG
- a CDS encoding DUF979 domain-containing protein gives MNFQQTWLYWLAGVVLLIVAVMSWRDKANPRRLTTGLFWGLYGLVFLFGDWTYELVGDKRSVNIGVGVVVVVLALIAGFGGVRLGRYHQRSQEERSASAARLGNRLFFPALAIPVVTVIGVLLFNNLPSLQVAIFGPGNHATLITLFSMTAGTLLGLVMAIRMTHETAVQPLQEARRLLDSVGWAFILPQILAVLGLLFTAAGVGNSISWLTQQYLAVDSRFIAVAVYTLGMALLTMVMGNAFAAFPIVTAGVGIPILVLQHGGNPAVMAAIGMFSGYCGTLMTPMAANFNIVPAALLELPDKNAVIKAQVPTGILLLIVNVFLLYFLMFL, from the coding sequence ATGAATTTTCAACAAACCTGGCTGTACTGGCTGGCGGGTGTCGTGCTTTTAATCGTGGCGGTGATGTCCTGGCGCGATAAGGCTAACCCGCGCAGGCTGACTACCGGCCTGTTCTGGGGGCTATACGGCCTGGTGTTTTTGTTTGGCGACTGGACCTATGAGCTGGTTGGCGACAAGCGCAGCGTCAATATTGGTGTTGGCGTAGTGGTGGTGGTACTGGCGTTAATCGCCGGTTTTGGCGGCGTACGTCTTGGTCGCTATCACCAGCGCTCGCAGGAGGAACGCAGCGCCAGCGCCGCGCGTCTGGGCAACAGGCTGTTCTTCCCGGCGCTGGCGATCCCGGTAGTCACGGTTATCGGTGTACTGCTGTTTAATAATCTGCCTTCGCTGCAGGTCGCTATCTTTGGCCCTGGCAATCACGCGACGCTGATTACCCTGTTTTCAATGACCGCGGGCACGCTGCTTGGTCTGGTAATGGCTATCCGCATGACCCATGAAACGGCGGTGCAGCCGTTGCAGGAGGCGCGGCGTCTGCTGGATTCGGTGGGCTGGGCGTTTATTTTGCCGCAGATCCTCGCGGTTCTCGGGCTGCTGTTTACCGCCGCAGGCGTCGGCAATAGCATCTCCTGGCTGACGCAGCAGTATCTGGCGGTGGACAGCCGGTTTATCGCCGTGGCTGTCTACACCCTTGGCATGGCGCTGCTGACGATGGTGATGGGCAACGCTTTCGCCGCGTTCCCCATCGTGACGGCAGGGGTCGGGATCCCGATTCTGGTGCTACAGCACGGCGGTAATCCGGCGGTGATGGCGGCAATTGGCATGTTCTCCGGCTATTGCGGCACCCTGATGACGCCGATGGCGGCTAACTTTAATATTGTTCCGGCGGCGCTGCTGGAGCTGCCGGATAAAAACGCGGTGATCAAAGCCCAGGTGCCGACCGGCATTCTGCTGCTTATCGTGAACGTATTTTTGCTCTATTTCCTGATGTTCCTGTAA
- the pcp gene encoding pyroglutamyl-peptidase I has translation MAGVLITGFEPFGGEAVNPSWEVVKRLDGAIIAGQSVAARQLPCVFGEALTALNAALDELDPVLTLAVGQAGGRVDITVERVAINVDDARIPDNKGLQPIDVPIAADGPAAYFSTLPIKAIVAVLRSQGIPASVSQTAGTFVCNHVMYGLLHRLRDKRGAKGGFIHIPYLPEQAAVHAGAASMAVETVRTALETAIAVALQQDADVKIGGGATH, from the coding sequence ATGGCTGGCGTACTGATTACCGGTTTTGAACCGTTCGGCGGTGAGGCGGTTAACCCTTCGTGGGAAGTGGTGAAGCGGCTGGATGGCGCTATTATTGCCGGACAGTCCGTAGCGGCGCGGCAGCTGCCGTGCGTATTCGGCGAAGCGCTGACCGCACTTAACGCCGCCCTCGATGAGCTGGATCCCGTCCTGACGCTGGCCGTCGGTCAGGCAGGGGGACGCGTCGATATCACCGTCGAACGAGTGGCGATCAACGTCGATGATGCGCGGATCCCAGATAATAAAGGTCTGCAACCCATCGACGTGCCGATTGCTGCCGATGGTCCGGCGGCGTACTTCAGCACGTTGCCGATCAAAGCGATCGTCGCCGTGCTGCGTAGCCAGGGGATCCCGGCCTCGGTGTCGCAGACGGCGGGGACGTTTGTCTGTAATCACGTGATGTATGGCCTGCTGCACCGGCTGCGTGATAAGCGCGGCGCGAAGGGGGGCTTTATCCATATTCCGTATCTGCCGGAGCAGGCCGCAGTTCATGCTGGCGCCGCGAGCATGGCGGTAGAGACGGTGCGTACGGCGCTGGAGACGGCAATTGCCGTCGCTCTGCAGCAGGATGCCGACGTAAAAATTGGCGGCGGCGCAACGCATTAA